The Strigops habroptila isolate Jane chromosome 8, bStrHab1.2.pri, whole genome shotgun sequence genome includes a window with the following:
- the BARHL2 gene encoding barH-like 2 homeobox protein, whose translation MEGPSGSSFGIDTILSGGSTGSPGVMNGDFRPHGDGRPADFRSQATPSPCSEIDTVGTAPSSPISVSMEHPEPHLGVAESLPPPPPHHLHLGPHPPPPPPSLQPSPPQPPPPQLGSASSGPRTSTSSFLIKDILGDSKPLAACAPYSTSVPSPHHTPKQEGSAAPESFRPKLEQEDGKAKLDKRDDTQGDIKCHGTKEEGDREISSSRDSPPVRAKKPRKARTAFSDHQLNQLERSFERQKYLSVQDRMDLAAALNLTDTQVKTWYQNRRTKWKRQTAVGLELLAEAGNYSALQRMFPSPYFYHPSLLGSMDSTTAAAAAAAMYSSMYRTPPAPHPQLQRPLVPRVLIHGLGPGGQPALNPLANPMPGTPHPR comes from the exons ATGGAGGGGCCGAGCGGGTCCAGCTTCGGGATAGACACGATCCTGTCGGGCGGCAGCACCGGCAGCCCCGGAGTCATGAACGGAGACTTTCGCCCTCACGGCGACGGCCGGCCGGCGGATTTTAGGAGCCAGGCCACGCCGTCCCCCTGCTCGGAGATCGACACGGTGGGGACGGCGCCCTCGTCGCCCATCTCGGTGAGCATGGAGCACCCCGAGCCGCACCTGGGGGTGGCGGAGAGCctccctccgccgccgccgcatCACCTCCACCTCGGCCCgcacccgccgccgccgccgccgagtTTGCAGCCGTCTCCCCCACAACCGCCACCGCCCCAGCTGGGCTCGGCCAGCTCCGGCCCCAGGACTTCcacctcttcttttttaattaaggacATTTTGGGAGACAGCAAACCGCTGGCGGCGTGTGCACCTTACAGTACCAGCGTCCCCTCTCCCCATCACACCCCCAAACAGGAGGGCAGCGCGGCCCCGGAGAGCTTCAGGCCCAAACTCGAGCAGGAAGACGGCAAAGCCAAGCTCGACAAGCGCGACGACACGCAGGGCGACATCAAATGCCACG GGACAAAGGAGGAGGGCGACCGGGAGATCAGCAGCAGCCGGGACAGCCCGCCGGTGCGGGCCAAGAAGCCGCGGAAGGCGCGGACCGCCTTCTCCGACCATCAGCTCAACCAGCTGGAGCGCAGCTTCGAGCGGCAGAAGTACCTGAGCGTGCAGGACCGCATGGACCTGGCCGCCGCCCTCAACCTCACCGACACGCAGGTGAAAACCTGGTACCAGAACAGGAG GACGAAGTGGAAGCGGCAGACGGCGGTGGGCCTGGAGTTACTGGCTGAGGCCGGGAACTACTCGGCCCTGCAGAGGATGTTCCCCTCGCCCTATTTCTACCACCCCAGCCTGCTGGGCAGCATGGACAGCACGAcggcggccgcggcggccgCGGCCATGTACAGCAGCATGTACCGGACTCCTCCTGCGCCGCACCCCCAGCTCCAGCGGCCGCTGGTGCCGCGGGTGCTGATCCACGGGCTGGGGCCCGGCGGGCAGCCGGCCCTCAATCCTCTGGCTAACCCTATGCCCGGCACCCCGCACCCCCGGTGA